One uncultured Acidilobus sp. JCHS genomic window carries:
- a CDS encoding Dihydrodipicolinate synthase/N-acetylneuraminate lyase produces the protein MTVPQRLDQINRARPRVKAGNMARRVEGVVVPMVTPFRPDGSLDVDAFQWLAKRLVSAGVDGLFPNSTTGEFVHLTEEEAERLVRTAVAVAPADVMVLPGVSSNRTEDSVRMARSFVNLGADGVVVLPPFFFRGGEEVMYRHLSEVAKAVDVPVVIYNNPINTGVVVPVSVYVRLAQEFSNVSAAKVTYADFSYLLELIREVKAVRKDFSVLTGLDYMELAALELGGDGVVGALANVAPEVLVGLYRAWDAGNLAEALRYHRVLLELSRLYWYRRAGVESPAVVKGALEGLGTPVKRYVRAPLRPLTDQEVAEVTDLASRALSELRQG, from the coding sequence TTGACCGTTCCTCAGCGCCTTGACCAAATAAATAGGGCTCGGCCCAGGGTTAAGGCAGGGAACATGGCCAGAAGGGTAGAGGGAGTAGTAGTTCCTATGGTAACCCCTTTCAGGCCCGACGGCTCCCTTGACGTTGACGCTTTCCAGTGGCTCGCCAAGAGGCTTGTCAGCGCAGGCGTTGACGGCCTCTTCCCTAACTCAACGACGGGCGAGTTCGTTCACCTCACGGAGGAGGAGGCCGAGAGGCTCGTCAGGACGGCCGTGGCGGTCGCCCCAGCCGACGTTATGGTGCTTCCAGGCGTCAGCTCTAACAGGACCGAGGACTCCGTCAGGATGGCCAGGTCCTTCGTCAACCTGGGAGCCGACGGTGTTGTAGTTCTGCCGCCCTTCTTCTTCAGGGGCGGCGAGGAGGTCATGTACAGGCACCTGTCAGAGGTGGCCAAGGCTGTTGACGTGCCGGTGGTCATCTATAACAACCCCATCAACACGGGCGTCGTGGTGCCCGTCAGCGTCTATGTAAGGCTTGCACAGGAGTTCAGCAACGTCTCGGCGGCCAAGGTCACCTACGCCGACTTCTCCTACCTGCTCGAGCTCATAAGGGAGGTCAAGGCCGTCAGGAAGGACTTCTCAGTGCTGACGGGCCTCGACTACATGGAGCTGGCAGCCCTTGAGCTGGGAGGGGACGGCGTGGTCGGCGCCCTGGCTAACGTGGCCCCAGAGGTCCTGGTGGGCCTCTACAGGGCCTGGGACGCCGGCAACCTGGCCGAGGCCCTCAGGTATCACAGGGTCCTCCTCGAGCTCAGCAGGCTCTACTGGTACAGGAGGGCTGGCGTCGAGTCCCCAGCAGTTGTCAAGGGGGCCCTCGAGGGCCTGGGGACCCCAGTGAAGAGGTACGTCAGGGCGCCCCTCAGGCCCCTTACCGACCAGGAGGTAGCCGAGGTGACAGACCTGGCTTCAAGGGCCCTGTCAGAGCTTAGGCAGGGCTGA
- a CDS encoding galactokinase gives MLVRSPGRVNIIGEHTDYALGYVMPMAIQLSTYMESEPTTEGMTCVYSEAYREEACFGDSLVREGKWVDYVKGIYHAIRVLGLRPVHVKARVYGDLPMGAGLSSSASLEMAVAVTQNELGRLGLSKMELARLGNVAENEFLGVPSGLLDQMAVMLGEEDMAVFADTETLSYELVPVPRDVEFLVFHTGVRRAIAATAYSERVETVKSALKALGARSSKEVKEERLSGLNEIQRKRLGYVVRENARVVAARDALRAGRIDELGRILTEAHWDLARNYEVSTPELDFFVKFAVSHGALGARLTGAGFGGAAIALVAKGAGGALGKEVAEEYVRRFPHRPAYWVVRPSAGARVVQARP, from the coding sequence TTGCTGGTCAGGTCGCCGGGCAGGGTCAACATAATCGGGGAGCACACTGACTACGCGCTGGGCTACGTGATGCCCATGGCGATACAGCTCTCAACCTACATGGAGTCTGAGCCAACCACGGAGGGCATGACGTGCGTCTACTCGGAGGCCTACAGGGAGGAGGCCTGCTTCGGGGACTCCCTCGTAAGGGAGGGGAAGTGGGTAGACTACGTCAAGGGGATCTACCACGCCATAAGGGTGCTGGGCCTCAGGCCGGTGCACGTCAAGGCCAGGGTCTATGGGGACCTGCCCATGGGGGCAGGCCTCAGCTCCTCGGCAAGCCTCGAGATGGCGGTGGCCGTGACCCAGAACGAGCTTGGGAGGCTCGGGCTGAGCAAGATGGAGCTTGCGAGGCTCGGAAACGTGGCCGAGAACGAGTTCCTGGGGGTACCAAGCGGCCTGCTCGACCAGATGGCCGTCATGCTTGGGGAGGAAGACATGGCAGTATTCGCCGACACCGAGACGCTCAGCTATGAGCTGGTGCCCGTGCCAAGGGACGTCGAGTTCCTGGTCTTCCACACGGGGGTCAGGAGGGCGATCGCCGCCACGGCATACTCGGAGAGGGTTGAGACCGTTAAGTCGGCGCTCAAGGCCTTGGGCGCCAGGAGCTCAAAGGAGGTCAAGGAGGAGCGGCTCAGCGGGCTGAACGAGATCCAGAGGAAGAGGCTAGGCTACGTGGTCAGGGAGAACGCCAGGGTCGTCGCGGCCAGGGACGCGCTGAGGGCGGGCAGGATTGACGAGCTCGGAAGGATACTGACCGAGGCCCACTGGGACCTTGCCAGGAACTACGAGGTCAGCACCCCTGAGCTCGACTTCTTCGTGAAGTTCGCCGTGTCCCACGGGGCCCTGGGGGCTAGGCTAACTGGGGCCGGCTTCGGAGGGGCCGCCATAGCCCTCGTTGCAAAGGGGGCTGGGGGGGCCTTGGGTAAGGAGGTGGCGGAGGAGTACGTGAGGAGGTTCCCTCACAGGCCCGCCTACTGGGTCGTCAGGCCCTCAGCCGGAGCGAGGGTAGTTCAGGCGAGGCCGTAG
- a CDS encoding galactose-1-phosphate uridylyltransferase, family 1 — MRELRYNPLTGQWIIVSSVRAQRRWRPEGYCPFCPGAEETGYGWDVLDLPNRFAALSRDAEPVRGDELQRKAQAYGYCGVVVETPRHEVKDLDELPLESVTKVVDLWRSITRREMGDRRVVYLLIFRNKGEEIGVSLTHPHGQYYALPYLPLKPRLMADNMRRYYRRRGRCLVCDLVEGELREGVRVVYRNPSFAVIMPFFASWPFEVHIYPLRHVQYLTDLSDEEVRLLADALRGGLASLNALFDRQMPYTLAIFQAPLRGSWPHFHMHVEVYPALRNRDKLKYAAGFESATWDFTYDGVPEENASRLREACKRAMQKTQGLLGSCG, encoded by the coding sequence TTGAGGGAGCTTAGGTACAACCCTCTGACAGGCCAGTGGATCATAGTCTCGAGCGTCAGGGCCCAGAGGAGGTGGAGGCCTGAGGGCTACTGCCCCTTCTGCCCTGGAGCAGAGGAGACGGGCTATGGGTGGGATGTCCTGGACCTGCCCAACAGGTTCGCCGCCCTCTCCAGGGACGCGGAGCCCGTGAGGGGTGACGAGCTTCAGAGGAAGGCCCAGGCCTACGGTTACTGCGGCGTTGTTGTCGAGACGCCAAGACATGAGGTGAAGGACCTTGATGAGCTCCCCCTTGAGAGCGTGACCAAGGTGGTTGACCTGTGGAGGTCGATAACTAGGAGGGAGATGGGCGACAGGAGGGTGGTGTACCTCCTGATATTCAGGAACAAGGGCGAGGAGATAGGGGTCTCGCTGACCCACCCCCATGGCCAGTACTACGCCCTCCCCTACCTCCCCCTGAAGCCCAGGCTCATGGCTGACAACATGAGGAGATACTACAGAAGGAGGGGAAGGTGCCTAGTCTGCGACTTAGTTGAGGGGGAGCTGAGGGAGGGGGTCAGGGTGGTCTACAGGAACCCGTCCTTCGCTGTCATCATGCCATTCTTCGCCTCCTGGCCCTTTGAGGTTCACATATACCCTCTCAGGCACGTCCAGTACCTGACCGACCTAAGCGACGAGGAGGTGAGGCTCCTGGCCGACGCCCTGAGGGGAGGCCTGGCCTCGCTCAACGCGCTCTTCGACAGGCAGATGCCCTACACGCTAGCCATCTTCCAGGCCCCCCTGAGAGGCAGCTGGCCTCACTTCCACATGCACGTTGAGGTTTACCCGGCCCTGAGGAACAGGGACAAGCTGAAGTACGCGGCAGGCTTTGAGAGCGCCACGTGGGACTTCACGTACGACGGGGTGCCTGAGGAGAACGCGTCAAGGCTAAGGGAGGCCTGCAAGAGAGCTATGCAGAAAACCCAGGGCCTCCTAGGCTCCTGCGGCTGA